A region from the Actinomycetota bacterium genome encodes:
- a CDS encoding heme-copper oxidase subunit III codes for MSAHEGPTSAAAVRRRADPMPPSLLGVILFVASECIFFAALFGAYFTVRAQAPQWPPPGIKGLELPLPSVSTTMLVLSSVTMQFAVWAIRRGDRATMLRFLKLTLLLGGIFLGGQLYDYSRLGFSVRDTVFGTTFFTMTGFHGAHVAGGLVFIYLILARGWSGQITRENHTALEACAIYWHFVDIVWLGLFSTLYLLK; via the coding sequence ATGAGCGCCCACGAGGGCCCCACCTCGGCCGCGGCGGTCCGGCGCCGGGCGGACCCCATGCCGCCGTCGCTCCTCGGGGTGATCCTGTTCGTGGCCTCCGAGTGCATCTTCTTCGCCGCGCTGTTCGGGGCGTACTTCACGGTCCGGGCCCAGGCGCCGCAGTGGCCACCGCCGGGGATCAAGGGCCTCGAGCTTCCCCTGCCGTCCGTCTCCACGACCATGCTGGTGCTGTCCTCGGTGACCATGCAGTTCGCGGTGTGGGCCATCCGGCGGGGCGACCGGGCCACCATGCTGCGCTTCCTGAAGCTCACCCTGCTGCTGGGCGGGATCTTCCTGGGGGGCCAGCTGTACGACTACTCGCGACTGGGCTTCTCGGTCCGGGACACCGTGTTCGGGACCACGTTCTTCACCATGACGGGCTTCCACGGCGCCCACGTGGCCGGCGGGCTGGTGTTCATCTACCTGATCCTGGCGCGGGGATGGTCCGGGCAGATCACCAGGGAGAACCACACTGCGCTGGAGGCCTGCGCGATCTACTGGCACTTCGTCGACATCGTGTGGCTGGGGCTGTTCTCGACGCTGTACCTGCTGAAATGA